The DNA segment ATgtccatgttaacatgcaccaaaatcatatactacactgcatgacacaagtggagaGGAGTTTTCAATCCTTAGAGATTGATAAGAACCAATTTTTtccaagtgtttgtctagtaatgtatTGTGTTCTAcattgtctaaggtgtaggagaaagacattgatcatgaaccaatgagagcaccatttggGGATGTCCATTGACACCCAATGTATATAGTAAGAGTATATTGTCCAAAATCCTAACtcataacttgtttaatatgatgttttctcgtCTTTAAGGACTAACATTTGCTATAATTTCACACATCTTTAAGAACAAGTTAGTGAgggatcgagcacaactagtacgcatagatgggataaatattattaaatcgagaacaatgtgttccaattgtaggacaaacattgtgggcCATGTGGATCACACACTCCTAGTGAAAGTGTCTTTGGAGcaaaatttcatgtattatgaACAATCTTAGTCTTATAAAGAataatcttttcgatttgaggAACAATAAGGCATGCCCATGTTAACATGCATCAAAATCATATACtacactgcatgacacaagtgCACCAAGATGACTAAGGTGTATCGGATCAAAATGTTACATATATGGAACAATCCTTAAATTATGCGGAATGATCTGTTTGATTTATGGAACAAGATGACATGTCACATGTATTTAAATTACTCTTTTAACCCtcacaataaaacaaaaataataaaaaaaaagacttTGACTCCCACCTACCCCTCATTATTAAGCTCTGTCGGTACACTTTATCcattcactttttttttctcgTTTGGTTAGGGTTttgcttttcaaaataaaatttcattcttCAAGATCGAGCACAATGGAAATGAATATTGCACCACAATGTTTATGTGGTTTCAGAAAAATGATTTTACGAAGAGCGGGACCACGTTCGACCCACCCGGGGGAGCTGTATTATATTTGCCCTCGTGAGATGCAACAAAAAAatcgttttttttttggtaagaTGATTATCACGGTAAATCTCttcaaaaatcatcaaatttcaAACCAGACCCAAGTAAGCAAGGTAGAGAGAGCTGCGCATATTCAATGAATCAACAATTTGCATCATCGTCCATCCATGATTCAACAGAACAGTTCAATTACAAGAAGAAGGAGCATTCGTCCTCTGATGTTCTAGACAACCAGTCTACTAGAACAGCCAGGCCCGACCATATCGTAAAAATATGTTGTTATTTTGGTTGCACGTGTTTTGTTTTTGTGCTAATTCTAGCTCTGTTTATTGTAATAATCAGACAATAAGTTATAGATTTATTCAGTTTTATTCCAAATTAAATACAAGTTGTACGAACTACATAACAATTAGTACATtccatttgaaaattttaaaagaacGACTAATTTGATTAGTTTGTAACTGGGGAAACATATTTCACTGAAACATCAATGAAAAGAGCATTTCTCAAATTCAAACATTACATAGTAGTCAAATGTGTGGCATAATTGTTTACCACAAAAGCAGTTGGTTTCGGAAGAACATAAGACAACAAAAAATACCTAGAGTACACTACAACCACATATCAAGTTCAAATATCACAACTGTTGATTCCACAAATGCCTCAAACCAAGTTCAATCCTGAAATGCTTCCGCTTGAACGTATATGTCGTCTCGAGGGCAATTCCATGCTCGAACCCCCTTCCAATAATCGCTTTCTCCTGCATATGTGTAGCGCAAAgtagattaattttttaataaagtctgttacaaaattttactaataaaaaaaaaatggaaacacAAATTTTTTAAGCAATTACAGCTACTATATAGGTTCTTTGCAACTGCGTCTGTTGTGTCATCTCGTATGACAACGACCGCATGTTGACATACGTGTATTAACTTGCGACGGTATCCTCTTCGTCTACCTACGACCGGGCTGACTACACACACAAGGATCTTGAATTATTTCGGATTCATCAACACATGCCTCACTCGTGTCAAAGGTTGGGATTGGGTTAATAATTCCTTTGTAAACCGCACGATACATCTCGATTTTGAAATACCTgtcacaaaaatcatataatgaCAGCGATTTCGACTCAATGGCAGAGCAGGCGTGCTTGCATGGAATCTTATTGATCTACCAAACTCTACATGAACAAGTTCTATCCGCTAAATCCACGACAAATAATTTTTCACCATCAACAACCTCAAACTTCCAATTACACGAACGATGCACTCTTAATGTTCTTGATTCAATATATACGCTTGAAACAGACTTTTCTtttcttggacttaattccttaTTCATGGATAAAGTTGATTCACGCATTCGGTGCATCATGCTCATTATCTGCACGCGTATGTGATCCACCATACCAACAATAGGCAGATGAAGAGCTGGCCTAACCCAACTATTCCAACACTCggcaatattattatttataacacCCCATCTGTTACCAACAAACAATGCATTCGCCCAACTCTGTGGATCAGAATTTAGAATAAACCTTCTAGCAAGTGGCATTGACTCGAATATACTGTTTATATGTTGTTCATATTCTTGGAAGGACGGAGCATACGCAGCTTTCTTGAATACCAAAGACCAATGTTTT comes from the Henckelia pumila isolate YLH828 chromosome 1, ASM3356847v2, whole genome shotgun sequence genome and includes:
- the LOC140866260 gene encoding uncharacterized protein, yielding MSKHDLFTIAYAVVDAKNDVNWDWFCYHLRSVLLSHQYIPFDEFTFFSDRHPSIIKAVNQLFFGSGHAYCLRHLVDNFVKQVLRSYPRHNKKHWSLVFKKAAYAPSFQEYEQHINSIFESMPLARRFILNSDPQSWANALFVGNRWGVINNNIAECWNSWVRPALHLPIVGMVDHIRVQIMSMMHRMRESTLSMNKELSPRKEKSVSSVYIESRTLRVHRSCNWKFEVVDGEKLFVVDLADRTCSCRVWYFKIEMYRAVYKGIINPIPTFDTSEEKAIIGRGFEHGIALETTYTFKRKHFRIELGLRHLWNQQL